TGCGACGTGCGCGTACACGGCGGAACACCTGCCACAGAACTGCCCCGCACCGCTGTCGCCCACATCGGCTCGGCGGCGGTGCCCGTGCGCGTACGGACGCTCGGTCCGGACCTCGTCCGCCTGACCCTGCCGGAACCACTGCCGCTGCGCATCGGCGACCGCGCGGTGCTGCGCGATCCCGGCCTGCGACGGGTGCTCGCCGGTCTGACGGTGCTCGACCCCCAGCCGCCGGAACTGCGGCGCCGCGGCGCGGCGGCACGGCGGGCCGCCGAGCTGGGCGACGCCCACGGCGCGCCGGCCGAGGCCGCCGAGCTGCGGCGCCGACTTCTGGTCAGGCGGGGGCAGTTGACCGCGATGGGGGTGGCAGTCCACACCGCGCCTGTCGTGGGGGACTGGCTCGCCGACCCTGCACACTGGACCACCCTGCGCGCCCGGCTGGCCGAACTGGTGGCGGCGTACCTCTCCGAGCGGCCCACCGAGGACGGCATACCGGTGGAGGCCGCCCGACATCGTCTGGGGCTGCCCGCGGTCTCCCTCGTTGAGGCACTGGTCACGCCGCCCCTGCGGATGAGCCGCGGGCGCGTGACCGCCGGGCCCACGGCACAGCCTGCCCCTGTGGCGGACGCGGTGCGCCGGCTCACCGCTGAACTCGACGGGCGGCCCTTCGCCGCCCCCAACGCCCAGCGGCTCCTGGAACTCGGCTTCGGCCGCCGTGAGCTCGCCGCGGCGGTGCGCCACGGAGCGGTACTGCGGCTCGCGGAGCACGTGGTGCTGCTGCCGGACGCCCCCCGACTGGCGGCCGACCGGCTGAGCGAACTCGACCAACCGTTCACCGTGGGAACGGCGAGTCGCGCCCTGGACACCAGCCGACGCGTCACCGTTCCCCTGCTGGAGCACTGTGACGGTCAGGGCATCACCCAGGTGCTTCCTGACAAGCGCCGCCGGTGCACGCACCAGCGGCGGTCGGCGTGACGGCAGGGTGCAGCCGGTACCCCATGTAGTCAGCCTTGGGGTTCGGCGCCGCGGTATGCCGAGCACATGCCGATGAGCCCGCCGTTCCTGGTAAGGGCGAAGTTGTAGGCATCGTCGCGGTCCCATGGCATCGTCGCGCTCACTTCGCGTCGGGGCGGTGGCTGGGACTGCTTGTACTCCTCGAACTCCGGTCCCTGGCCGGATCGCACTTCGCCGCTCCGCCGCAGGCCGGGCACGTGCACTCTGTCCTTGCGCCATGACGTGCGGCGGCCGGGACCGCCAAGGTCCCGGCCGGTCCGCGGTTCACGCGGAGGTACCACACGATGACAGCGCCTCGGCCCTCAAAGGGGCCTCCCCGTCCGCACAGGGAGCGGCAACACGCCCCACCTCTCTCATGCGCCGGACGGCCGCGCGCATCGTGGAGCGCAGTGCGTCCGGCGGACCGGCCGTCGGCACACGCCTGGTCGAACGGGCGCTCGCCGATGCAGAACACCAAGGTCCGGCTGAAGTACCGGGGTGGATTTGCCTTTACGGGGTTGGGAGACACGTTCTGCGTGGTGCGGGGGAGGAGCCCTGATGGCGCGCTCCTCCGCCGGGTTCCCGCCGGTGCCGTCAGCGTCTGCGGGAGGGGCGGCGGCCGGCTCCGATTCCCGCTATGTGCAGGGCCAGAAGTGCCAGACCCAGGAGCATGAGGTTCACGGAGGAGAAGACGTCGTTGGTGGTGATGTCTGCTGCGTTGATCAGGAAAGCGATGACGAACAGGACGGCTGCGGCTATGCCGAGCATGGAGTGCTCCTCTCGAAGGCGTGCAGTGCGTGTGCCCTGATATCCCAAGGGCAGACCCCGATTCCGCCTTGGCTTCGAGACGGCGACCGGGCTGTGTGTGGGGGTTCCGGGGGTGTGCTTCGCAGCCGGGGGTAGGAGAGGGAGGAGAGCGGAGTGAGGAGGATCGATGGCGAAGGACGCGTCGCTGCGCGCAGTTGGATGGGCGCAATCGTTTCCGGTGTCGCAAGGCGTGCGGGCCGGCCGTCGGTGGACGCGGGAACACCTGATGTCCCTGGAGTGGACCGGGAGCGCCCCCGAGACGGTGGACGCCATACTGCTCAGTGTCTCCGAGCTGATCACCAACGCGCACATACACGCGCACAGCGACGCCCAGCTGGTACTCACCTGGGACAGCCACTGCCTGCACGTGAGTGTCCACGACTCCGACCCTGTTCCTCCTGCCAAGCAGTCCGAGGACCTCACGACGACCGGAGGGCGGGGACTGGCCATCGTCGATGCGCTCGCCGATGGCTGGGCCACGCATCCGCAGGCATCGGGCAAGACTGTCACCGCGTGCTTCGTGCCACCAGGTGCTCCGAAGCCTCGGCATGGCGGGGACGTCAGCTGAGGTCCGGGCGGAAGCGACCCGGAGTTGGAGGAAGGGCGCCCCGGTCCGACCTGGCGCACGCCTCACGCCCGTGCCGCCCGACATGCTCGTTGCCAGGCCGTGCCGGGCGGATCGTGGAGAGGGTGCGTCGCGCTCTCAGGAGCCAGTGCTTGAAGGCCCCTTTCACCTTCTCCGGCCTGTGACGTGGAGCCCGCAGTCTGCGGCAATCCGAGGTTGC
This genomic interval from Streptomyces sp. NBC_00464 contains the following:
- the selB gene encoding selenocysteine-specific translation elongation factor, producing MRVIATAGHVDHGKSTLIHALTGTHPDRLAEERRRGLTIDLGFAWTDLPSGERLAFVDVPGHERFVPTMLAGVGPVPAVLFVVAADEGWKPQSAEHLAAVNALGVRHGLLVITRCDMADPGPATVQARDRIRSSTLGSVEAVAVSARTGAGIAELRAALDRLVARLPDGDAESLVRLWIDRSFTVRGSGLVVTGTLGAGRIRRGDVLVTARSGSPVRVRGLQALGEETTLVRATARVAVNLRGLEKESTGRGDALLTPDSFLPCLSCDVRVHGGTPATELPRTAVAHIGSAAVPVRVRTLGPDLVRLTLPEPLPLRIGDRAVLRDPGLRRVLAGLTVLDPQPPELRRRGAAARRAAELGDAHGAPAEAAELRRRLLVRRGQLTAMGVAVHTAPVVGDWLADPAHWTTLRARLAELVAAYLSERPTEDGIPVEAARHRLGLPAVSLVEALVTPPLRMSRGRVTAGPTAQPAPVADAVRRLTAELDGRPFAAPNAQRLLELGFGRRELAAAVRHGAVLRLAEHVVLLPDAPRLAADRLSELDQPFTVGTASRALDTSRRVTVPLLEHCDGQGITQVLPDKRRRCTHQRRSA
- a CDS encoding ATP-binding protein; protein product: MAKDASLRAVGWAQSFPVSQGVRAGRRWTREHLMSLEWTGSAPETVDAILLSVSELITNAHIHAHSDAQLVLTWDSHCLHVSVHDSDPVPPAKQSEDLTTTGGRGLAIVDALADGWATHPQASGKTVTACFVPPGAPKPRHGGDVS